The following proteins are co-located in the Motilibacter rhizosphaerae genome:
- a CDS encoding GntR family transcriptional regulator, which produces MTDVPRPRLGATAEDVRRHLLALAAGPQGGPGARLGGERELAVRLACSRSTLRDALAALEDEGVVRRVPGRRGGTFVAAPRVQRDLARLRGVPAMLAEQGFAATTTVLGVRLVPGPLRTCEELGLPPGSLVTEVLRLRAADGVPLSVERAELPAARFPGLAERRLDGSVYALLAEAYGLRLGAATERITAVAASPHDAAALQVEVGSPLLAVTRTTVDADGVPFEHAHDLFRGDRVELLVATPAERATLTAV; this is translated from the coding sequence GTGACCGACGTCCCGCGCCCCCGGCTCGGCGCCACGGCCGAGGACGTGCGCCGCCACCTGCTGGCGCTCGCGGCGGGACCGCAGGGCGGCCCCGGCGCCCGGCTCGGTGGGGAGCGGGAGCTCGCCGTCCGGCTCGCCTGCAGCCGCTCGACGCTGCGCGACGCGCTGGCCGCGCTCGAGGACGAGGGCGTCGTCCGCCGCGTCCCCGGTCGCCGGGGCGGGACGTTCGTCGCCGCCCCCCGGGTGCAGCGCGACCTCGCCCGCCTGCGGGGCGTGCCGGCGATGCTGGCGGAGCAGGGCTTCGCGGCCACGACGACGGTCCTCGGCGTCCGCCTCGTGCCCGGACCGCTGCGGACCTGCGAGGAGCTGGGCCTCCCGCCCGGCTCCCTCGTGACCGAGGTCCTCCGGCTGCGCGCCGCGGACGGGGTGCCGCTGTCGGTCGAGCGGGCCGAGCTCCCGGCCGCGCGGTTCCCCGGCCTCGCGGAGCGCCGGCTCGACGGGTCGGTGTACGCCCTGCTGGCCGAGGCGTACGGGCTGCGGCTGGGTGCCGCGACCGAGCGGATCACCGCGGTCGCGGCGTCCCCGCACGACGCGGCGGCCCTGCAGGTCGAGGTCGGGAGCCCGCTGCTGGCCGTCACGCGGACCACGGTCGACGCCGACGGCGTGCCGTTCGAGCACGCGCACGACCTGTTCCGGGGCGACCGGGTCGAGCTGCTCGTCGCGACGCCCGCGGAGCGGGCGACGCTGACGGCGGTCTGA
- a CDS encoding spore photoproduct lyase family protein translates to MTQLTLGAPEPAPVRHTTSLLDVRRIYAEPAAAASERGRQVLSRWPDAEVVEVASHWQIPELHGDEANVARWVRIKTEALVLGVKKSLTARPNGRSSDFIAPSTANGCAMACAYCYVPRRKGYSNPITVFTNIEQICGYLTRHVGRQGLKAEPSQTDPHAWVYDIGESSDCSLDATVSDNVRDLVDTFRALPTAKASFATKYVNRDLLGWEPQGRTRIRFSLMPEDVSRVVDIRTSKVSERIAAIDDFVAAGYEVHVNLSPVIVKDAWLDEWRTLLRQLADGTSAASQAQLAAEVIFLTHNDRLHEVNLGWHPKAEELLWRPDLQQPKRSESGGLNVRYRTGEKGRYVAQLLELIEQETPWLRVRYAF, encoded by the coding sequence ATGACCCAGCTGACCCTCGGCGCGCCCGAGCCCGCACCCGTGCGGCACACGACCTCCCTGCTCGACGTCCGCCGCATCTACGCCGAGCCCGCGGCAGCCGCGTCCGAGCGCGGCCGCCAGGTGCTGAGCCGCTGGCCAGACGCCGAGGTCGTCGAGGTGGCCAGCCACTGGCAGATCCCCGAGCTCCACGGCGACGAGGCCAACGTCGCGCGCTGGGTGCGGATCAAGACCGAGGCGCTCGTCCTCGGCGTCAAGAAGTCGTTGACGGCGCGGCCGAACGGCCGCAGCAGCGACTTCATCGCGCCGTCGACGGCCAACGGCTGCGCCATGGCGTGCGCCTACTGCTACGTCCCGCGGCGCAAGGGCTACAGCAACCCCATCACGGTCTTCACCAACATCGAGCAGATCTGCGGCTACCTCACCCGCCACGTGGGGCGGCAGGGCCTCAAGGCCGAGCCCAGCCAGACCGACCCGCACGCCTGGGTCTACGACATCGGCGAGAGCTCCGACTGCTCGCTCGACGCGACGGTGAGCGACAACGTGCGCGACCTGGTCGACACGTTCCGCGCCCTGCCGACGGCGAAGGCGAGCTTCGCGACGAAGTACGTCAACCGCGACCTGCTCGGCTGGGAGCCGCAGGGGCGTACGCGCATCCGCTTCTCGCTCATGCCCGAGGACGTGAGCCGCGTCGTGGACATCCGCACCAGCAAGGTGTCCGAGCGCATCGCCGCCATCGACGACTTCGTGGCCGCGGGCTACGAGGTCCATGTCAACCTCAGCCCGGTCATCGTCAAGGACGCCTGGCTCGACGAGTGGCGCACCCTGCTGCGCCAGCTCGCCGACGGCACCTCGGCGGCGAGCCAGGCGCAGCTCGCGGCGGAGGTCATCTTCCTGACCCACAACGACCGGCTGCACGAGGTCAACCTCGGCTGGCACCCGAAGGCCGAGGAGCTGCTCTGGCGCCCCGACCTCCAGCAGCCCAAGCGCTCGGAGAGCGGCGGGCTCAACGTCCGCTACCGCACCGGCGAGAAGGGCCGCTACGTCGCGCAGCTGCTCGAGCTCATCGAGCAGGAGACGCCGTGGCTGCGCGTCCGCTACGCGTTCTGA
- the smpB gene encoding SsrA-binding protein SmpB, which translates to MVKEQGRKLIAQNKKARHDYALEDTFEAGLVLTGTEVKALRAGRASLVDGFAEIRDGEAWLLNVHIPEYSQGTWTNHAPRRPRKLLLHKLEIVKLIGKTKESGITIVPLSLYFKDGKAKVEIALARGKRAYDKRQTLMEKQSKREADRAVSAARRRQRSVEG; encoded by the coding sequence ATGGTCAAGGAGCAAGGGCGCAAGCTCATCGCGCAGAACAAGAAGGCGCGGCACGACTACGCCCTCGAGGACACCTTCGAGGCGGGTCTCGTCCTGACCGGGACCGAGGTCAAGGCGCTGCGCGCCGGCCGGGCGTCGCTCGTGGACGGCTTCGCGGAGATCCGCGACGGCGAGGCCTGGCTGCTCAACGTGCACATCCCGGAGTACTCCCAGGGCACCTGGACCAACCACGCGCCCCGCCGCCCGCGCAAGCTGCTCCTGCACAAGCTCGAGATCGTCAAGCTCATCGGCAAGACCAAGGAGTCCGGCATCACGATCGTGCCGCTCTCGCTGTACTTCAAGGACGGCAAGGCCAAGGTCGAGATCGCGCTCGCCCGCGGCAAGCGTGCCTACGACAAGCGCCAGACCCTCATGGAGAAGCAGAGCAAGCGCGAGGCCGACCGGGCCGTCTCGGCGGCGCGCCGGCGCCAGCGCTCGGTCGAGGGCTGA
- a CDS encoding LysR family transcriptional regulator produces MERRQLEYVVAVADDASFTRAARRLHVAQPGISAQVALLEKELGERIFDRDARGVALTPVGELVVERARGVLQAFDDVRTAGAEARGLVRGAVTIGTVRGVPLGSLAASIAAFRSRHPGIDVRLVEDESAPLLAGLADGGVDLALVALAGDPPAAVVVRTQLDDRLAVAVPPDDPWARRRRVRLEELAERSLVGFPPGAGARDALDAAAGRAGVRLRVAFEAGTVASVVELARAGLGPAVVPETVVRTPLGEGLHGLSLAPAVRSRLALAWRDPRRRTPSPAARALLAAVLRPAAAHGERDRRPAQ; encoded by the coding sequence ATGGAACGTCGTCAGCTGGAGTACGTCGTGGCCGTCGCCGACGACGCCAGCTTCACCCGGGCCGCGCGGCGCCTGCACGTCGCTCAGCCCGGCATCAGCGCGCAGGTGGCCCTGCTCGAGAAGGAGCTGGGGGAGCGCATCTTCGACCGCGACGCCCGGGGCGTCGCGTTGACCCCGGTGGGCGAGCTCGTCGTCGAGCGGGCCCGAGGTGTGCTGCAGGCCTTCGACGACGTCCGCACTGCCGGCGCGGAAGCCCGCGGGCTCGTGCGCGGTGCTGTGACGATCGGGACCGTGCGCGGCGTCCCGCTCGGGAGCCTGGCCGCCAGCATCGCGGCCTTCCGCTCACGCCACCCGGGCATCGACGTCCGCCTCGTCGAGGACGAGTCCGCCCCGCTGCTGGCCGGGCTCGCCGACGGTGGCGTCGACCTGGCGCTCGTCGCGCTGGCGGGCGACCCCCCGGCCGCAGTCGTGGTCCGTACGCAGCTCGACGACCGGCTCGCGGTCGCGGTCCCCCCGGACGACCCGTGGGCCCGCCGTAGGCGGGTGCGGCTGGAGGAGCTCGCCGAGCGGTCGCTGGTCGGCTTCCCGCCCGGAGCCGGCGCCCGCGACGCGCTCGACGCGGCGGCCGGACGCGCCGGCGTACGGCTGCGGGTCGCCTTCGAGGCGGGCACCGTCGCGAGCGTGGTCGAGCTCGCCCGCGCCGGTCTCGGGCCCGCCGTCGTCCCCGAGACCGTCGTGCGGACCCCGCTCGGCGAGGGGCTGCACGGGCTGTCGCTCGCCCCGGCCGTCCGGTCGCGGCTGGCGCTGGCATGGCGGGACCCGCGACGGCGTACGCCCTCGCCCGCGGCGCGCGCCCTGCTGGCCGCGGTGCTGCGTCCCGCGGCCGCGCACGGTGAGCGGGACCGGCGCCCGGCGCAGTAG
- a CDS encoding nuclear transport factor 2 family protein gives MDTTPTQVATAYFEHWQGRDAEGLAPLFADDVEFTGPMGTAHGPEECVRGLLGVRGIVDSIEVVHRWVDGPDVLTWFEFHRAGADPLPVTNWSHVEDGAITRIRVAFDPRPLLG, from the coding sequence ATGGACACCACACCGACCCAGGTCGCGACGGCGTACTTCGAGCACTGGCAGGGTCGCGACGCCGAGGGCCTGGCCCCGCTGTTCGCCGACGACGTCGAGTTCACCGGCCCGATGGGGACGGCGCACGGGCCCGAGGAGTGCGTGCGCGGCCTGCTCGGCGTCCGCGGGATCGTCGACTCCATCGAGGTCGTGCACCGCTGGGTCGACGGGCCGGACGTGCTGACGTGGTTCGAGTTCCACCGCGCCGGCGCCGACCCGCTGCCGGTCACCAACTGGTCGCACGTGGAGGACGGCGCGATCACGCGCATCCGCGTCGCCTTCGACCCGCGCCCGCTACTCGGCTGA
- a CDS encoding DUF72 domain-containing protein produces the protein MSAYGGARVGISGWTYAPWRGVFYPPQMPHRLELPFAASRLSSIEINGSFYSLQTPSSYAAWRAATPEDFVFSVKGPRFITHMKKLAGVEEPLANFFASGVLALQEKLGPVLWQLPPTLGYDAGRLAAFFDLLPRTTVQAAALAERHGERLTDRALTVADADRPLRHALEVRHASFTTPELPRLLRDHDIGLVVADTAGKWPYLLEVTSGFVYCRLHGSEELYVSGYDAPALDAWAERISAWRAAGLDTYAYFDNDVKVRAPFDALGLAQRLGIAWEHEPPAWTPRPRRASAE, from the coding sequence GTGAGCGCGTACGGCGGGGCACGGGTCGGCATCAGCGGCTGGACCTACGCGCCGTGGCGCGGCGTGTTCTACCCGCCGCAGATGCCCCACCGCCTCGAGCTGCCCTTCGCGGCCTCGCGGCTGAGCTCGATCGAGATCAACGGCTCGTTCTACTCGCTGCAGACGCCGTCGTCGTACGCCGCCTGGCGCGCCGCGACGCCCGAGGACTTCGTCTTCAGCGTCAAGGGCCCGCGGTTCATCACCCACATGAAGAAGCTCGCGGGCGTCGAGGAGCCGCTGGCCAACTTCTTCGCCTCCGGCGTGCTCGCGCTGCAGGAGAAGCTCGGGCCGGTGCTCTGGCAGCTGCCGCCCACGCTGGGCTACGACGCGGGTCGCCTCGCGGCGTTCTTCGACCTGCTGCCGCGCACCACCGTTCAGGCGGCGGCCCTCGCGGAGCGGCACGGCGAGCGGCTGACGGACCGCGCCCTCACCGTGGCCGATGCCGACCGGCCGCTGCGCCACGCGCTCGAGGTGCGCCACGCGTCCTTCACGACGCCGGAGCTGCCGCGCCTGCTGCGCGACCACGACATCGGCCTGGTCGTGGCCGACACGGCAGGGAAGTGGCCGTACCTCCTCGAGGTGACGAGCGGGTTCGTCTACTGCCGGCTGCACGGCTCCGAGGAGCTCTACGTCAGCGGCTACGACGCGCCCGCGCTCGACGCGTGGGCGGAGCGGATCAGCGCGTGGCGCGCGGCCGGGCTCGACACCTACGCGTACTTCGACAACGACGTCAAGGTGCGCGCCCCCTTCGACGCGCTGGGCCTGGCCCAGCGGCTCGGGATCGCCTGGGAGCACGAACCGCCCGCGTGGACGCCGCGCCCGCGGAGGGCCTCAGCCGAGTAG
- a CDS encoding S41 family peptidase produces the protein MASTRRLVLALAAGAGLLTAYAAGLATPRGGSADPVRPDSSLAAAAARISASAAEPVTAEELQQAAVTGMLSALHDRWARYYPPADAQAQAAAVEGRFTSVGLWLRESSRHLVVASVTGGSPAARAGVRPGDVVASVAGAVPVSVPQAADLLRGAAGTSVDVRLRRGGRALHLSLERVEVGERPVSSRRLAGGALLVRVESFTRGTGREVRAVLAAEPHAQGVVLDLRGNPGGLLDEGVEVASIFLHGGAVVSYDRRDQPAQTLTAVGTPDTTTPLVVLVDGGTASAAEVVVGALQDRGRGVVVGSRTYGKGSVQETFPLPDGAAVELTVGHYRTPLGRDLDGVGIAPDVQVAADAPATVAERRAATVLLGLRASLPR, from the coding sequence ATGGCGTCGACGCGCCGCCTCGTCCTCGCGCTCGCCGCGGGCGCGGGGCTGCTCACCGCGTACGCCGCCGGCCTGGCGACGCCGCGCGGCGGGAGCGCCGACCCCGTGCGCCCCGACTCCAGCCTCGCCGCGGCGGCCGCCCGGATCAGCGCGAGCGCGGCGGAGCCGGTGACGGCGGAGGAGCTGCAGCAGGCCGCCGTCACGGGGATGCTCTCCGCGCTCCACGACCGCTGGGCGCGCTACTACCCGCCGGCCGACGCGCAGGCGCAGGCCGCGGCCGTCGAGGGGCGGTTCACGAGCGTCGGGCTGTGGCTGCGCGAGTCCAGCCGCCACCTGGTGGTCGCGAGCGTGACCGGCGGTTCCCCCGCGGCGCGGGCGGGTGTGCGCCCGGGGGACGTCGTCGCCTCGGTCGCGGGAGCTGTCCCCGTCTCGGTGCCGCAGGCCGCGGACCTCCTGCGCGGGGCGGCCGGGACCTCGGTCGACGTGCGGCTGCGCCGCGGCGGCCGCGCGCTGCACCTCTCGCTCGAGCGCGTCGAGGTGGGGGAGCGCCCGGTGAGCAGCCGGCGGCTGGCCGGCGGAGCCCTGCTGGTCCGGGTCGAGTCCTTCACGCGCGGCACGGGGCGCGAGGTGCGCGCGGTGCTCGCCGCCGAGCCGCACGCGCAGGGCGTCGTGCTCGACCTGCGCGGCAACCCTGGGGGCCTGCTCGACGAGGGCGTGGAGGTCGCCTCGATCTTCCTGCACGGCGGCGCGGTCGTGAGCTATGACCGGCGCGACCAGCCGGCGCAGACCCTCACGGCGGTGGGGACGCCGGACACGACCACGCCGCTCGTCGTGCTCGTCGACGGGGGCACGGCGTCGGCGGCGGAGGTCGTCGTCGGCGCCCTGCAGGACCGGGGGCGCGGCGTGGTGGTGGGCAGCCGCACCTACGGCAAGGGCTCGGTGCAGGAGACCTTCCCGCTGCCCGACGGCGCCGCCGTCGAGCTGACGGTCGGGCACTACCGCACGCCGCTCGGCCGCGACCTCGACGGCGTCGGCATCGCCCCCGACGTCCAGGTGGCGGCGGACGCGCCGGCCACGGTCGCGGAGCGGCGGGCGGCGACGGTGCTGCTCGGGCTGCGGGCCTCGCTGCCCCGGTGA
- a CDS encoding M23 family metallopeptidase, which produces MRLRPLLAAVTALVVASSALASAEAADDLGSQKRASDAAADRLRGDLADTAADLAKAVVANQQAQAALVAARQRESAAEDALASAQRKEAQLTARLAAAQDDQDAAESDVSSAQDQLAAGQRDVDELVRQAYRQGSSGSSLDLFLDSSSPSELADRMALVRGALRSQGGAVRQLQVLRADLAAKQAAVRQKRQIIAGLQEQAAAEVVTLDAAESAASDARSAAQGAAAQAASTEQSLSSRKAQEAQRLAAQEAVSAHLSAQLRALAAKRAAAARAAARRRALETPPGGSSGGGSGGSGGSGGGSDSGSSGGSSGGGSAPVQGAGYFSPPVNGPVTSPFGMRFHPVLHVWKLHDGTDFGAACGTPIHASADGTVIWAQNLTGYGNQLAIDHGVVNGVSLTTSYSHQERFAVSVGQHVSRGQVIGYTGQTGYATGCHVHFMVYVNGKAVDPQSGWL; this is translated from the coding sequence GTGCGCCTGCGTCCGCTCCTCGCCGCTGTGACGGCGCTCGTCGTCGCCTCGAGCGCGCTCGCCTCCGCCGAAGCCGCGGACGACCTGGGGTCGCAGAAGCGCGCCTCGGACGCTGCGGCCGACCGGCTGCGCGGCGACCTCGCGGACACGGCCGCGGACCTGGCGAAGGCCGTCGTCGCCAACCAGCAGGCGCAGGCGGCGCTCGTCGCGGCGCGGCAGCGGGAGAGCGCGGCCGAGGACGCGCTCGCCTCGGCGCAGCGGAAGGAGGCGCAGCTCACCGCGCGGCTGGCCGCCGCCCAGGACGACCAGGACGCGGCCGAGTCCGACGTGAGCAGCGCCCAGGACCAGCTCGCGGCCGGCCAGCGCGACGTCGACGAGCTCGTCCGGCAGGCCTACCGCCAGGGCTCCTCCGGCTCGTCGCTCGACCTGTTCCTCGACTCCTCGAGCCCGAGCGAGCTGGCCGACCGGATGGCCCTCGTCCGCGGCGCGCTGCGCTCCCAGGGCGGGGCGGTCCGCCAGCTGCAGGTGCTGCGCGCGGACCTCGCCGCGAAGCAGGCGGCCGTGCGGCAGAAGCGGCAGATCATCGCCGGGCTGCAGGAGCAGGCCGCGGCCGAGGTCGTCACCCTCGACGCCGCGGAGTCCGCCGCCTCCGACGCGCGCAGCGCGGCCCAGGGCGCCGCGGCGCAGGCCGCCTCCACCGAGCAGTCGCTGTCCAGCCGCAAGGCGCAGGAGGCCCAGCGCCTCGCCGCCCAGGAGGCGGTCTCCGCCCACCTCTCGGCCCAGCTGCGCGCACTGGCGGCCAAGCGGGCCGCCGCGGCGCGTGCCGCAGCGCGCCGGCGGGCGCTGGAGACGCCGCCCGGCGGGTCCTCCGGCGGCGGCTCGGGCGGGTCGGGCGGGTCGGGTGGTGGCTCCGACAGCGGGTCCAGCGGCGGCTCGAGCGGCGGTGGCTCCGCGCCGGTGCAGGGCGCCGGCTACTTCTCGCCGCCGGTCAACGGCCCGGTCACCTCGCCGTTCGGCATGCGGTTCCACCCCGTGCTCCACGTGTGGAAGCTGCACGACGGCACGGACTTCGGCGCCGCCTGCGGCACCCCCATCCACGCCTCGGCCGACGGCACCGTCATCTGGGCGCAGAACCTCACGGGCTACGGCAACCAGCTCGCGATCGACCACGGCGTCGTCAACGGGGTGTCGCTGACGACGAGCTACAGCCACCAGGAGCGGTTCGCGGTGTCGGTCGGGCAGCACGTCAGCCGCGGCCAGGTCATCGGCTACACCGGCCAGACCGGCTACGCCACCGGCTGCCACGTCCACTTCATGGTCTACGTCAACGGCAAGGCCGTGGACCCGCAGTCGGGCTGGCTCTGA
- the ftsX gene encoding permease-like cell division protein FtsX gives MRLRVIASDVLLGLRRNFTMTVSVVITTWVALGFFAAGLLFSQQVSTMKGYWYDKVEVSIYLCTKDDSAAGCAQGEVTPAQRDAISAELKAMPEVKAVYFEDRGAAYKRFKAMFKDNPISENTDPEALPESFRVKLVDPEQLDVIQSKFAGSPGIEEVSDSRAVFQKLFDILGRLQAGAFLVAGATVLSAALLISNTIRVAAYNRRRETAIMRLVGASNFYIQLPFLLEAALAGLLGAALTVGSVVAFEKFIVLDQAARKIQVVPFIGWADVWSVVPWVVVVGVALSAFAALVTLRRHLRV, from the coding sequence GTGCGCTTGCGCGTCATCGCCTCCGACGTCCTGCTCGGCCTGCGTCGCAACTTCACCATGACCGTCTCGGTCGTCATCACGACCTGGGTCGCCCTCGGCTTCTTCGCCGCCGGGCTGCTGTTCAGCCAGCAGGTCAGCACGATGAAGGGCTACTGGTACGACAAGGTCGAGGTCTCGATCTACCTGTGCACCAAGGACGACTCGGCCGCGGGCTGCGCGCAGGGGGAGGTCACCCCGGCGCAGCGCGACGCGATCTCGGCCGAGCTGAAGGCGATGCCCGAGGTGAAGGCCGTCTACTTCGAGGACCGGGGCGCGGCGTACAAGCGCTTCAAGGCGATGTTCAAGGACAACCCCATCAGCGAGAACACCGACCCGGAGGCGCTGCCCGAGTCGTTCCGCGTCAAGCTCGTCGACCCCGAGCAGCTCGACGTCATCCAGTCGAAGTTCGCGGGCTCGCCGGGGATCGAGGAGGTGAGCGACAGCAGGGCGGTCTTCCAGAAGCTGTTCGACATCCTCGGCCGGCTGCAGGCGGGGGCGTTCCTCGTGGCCGGCGCGACCGTGCTCTCCGCGGCGCTGCTCATCTCCAACACCATCCGCGTCGCGGCGTACAACCGCCGGCGGGAGACCGCGATCATGCGGCTCGTCGGCGCGTCGAACTTCTACATCCAGCTGCCGTTCCTCCTCGAGGCGGCGCTGGCGGGCCTGCTCGGTGCCGCGCTCACCGTCGGCTCCGTCGTGGCGTTCGAGAAGTTCATCGTGCTCGACCAGGCGGCGCGCAAGATCCAGGTGGTGCCCTTCATCGGCTGGGCGGACGTCTGGTCCGTCGTGCCCTGGGTCGTCGTGGTCGGGGTGGCCCTGTCCGCGTTCGCCGCGCTCGTGACGCTGCGGCGGCACCTGCGCGTCTGA
- the ftsE gene encoding cell division ATP-binding protein FtsE: MIRFDAVTMSYPRTNRPALGAVDVEIGKGEFVFLVGPSGSGKSTFLRLVLKEERATAGAVYVAGRDVSRLPAWKVPALRRQIGVVFQDFRLLPGKTVSQNVAFALEVIGKPRSVVRAVVPEVLELVGLQGKGDRMPDELSGGEQQRVAIARAFVNRPTILLADEPTGNLDPSTSVGIMRLLDRINRTGTTVVMATHDNDIVDQMRKRVVELDEGQVVRDQSRGVYGY; the protein is encoded by the coding sequence GTGATCCGCTTCGACGCCGTCACCATGTCCTACCCGCGTACGAACCGCCCGGCCCTGGGCGCGGTCGACGTGGAGATCGGCAAGGGCGAGTTCGTCTTCCTCGTCGGCCCCTCGGGGTCGGGCAAGTCGACGTTCCTGCGCCTGGTGCTGAAGGAGGAGAGGGCGACGGCCGGCGCGGTCTACGTCGCCGGCCGCGACGTCAGCCGCCTGCCGGCCTGGAAGGTCCCCGCGCTGCGCCGGCAGATCGGCGTGGTGTTCCAGGACTTCCGCCTGCTGCCGGGCAAGACCGTCTCGCAGAACGTCGCGTTCGCCCTCGAGGTGATCGGGAAGCCGCGCTCGGTCGTGCGCGCCGTCGTGCCCGAGGTGCTGGAGCTGGTCGGGCTGCAGGGCAAGGGCGACCGCATGCCCGACGAGCTCTCGGGCGGCGAGCAGCAGCGCGTCGCGATCGCCCGGGCGTTCGTCAACCGCCCGACGATCCTGCTGGCGGACGAGCCGACGGGCAACCTCGACCCGAGCACGAGCGTCGGCATCATGCGGCTGCTCGACCGGATCAACCGCACGGGCACGACGGTGGTCATGGCCACGCACGACAACGACATCGTCGACCAGATGCGCAAGCGGGTCGTGGAGCTCGACGAGGGGCAGGTCGTGCGCGACCAGTCCCGCGGCGTCTACGGCTACTGA
- a CDS encoding FadR/GntR family transcriptional regulator, with product MPLQRAPLAEQAAAAVADGIRAGRWAVGDRLPGEAQLAEELGVGRSTVREAVRVLAGAGMVESRQGAGTYVRAAARSGWGEALRRAEVVEVVEAREALEVEGARLAAERRTEEDLAALDAALAERAAAVGGPAEAYVDADLAFHRAVVAAAGNPLLLELVDLLRERVRTAMLDYLRLQGEADPPAEHDLHARIVERVRQGDAEGAARAARGHLVALARRAGGVPAA from the coding sequence ATGCCCCTCCAGCGCGCTCCCCTCGCCGAGCAGGCCGCCGCCGCCGTCGCGGACGGCATCCGCGCGGGGCGCTGGGCGGTGGGCGACAGGCTGCCGGGTGAGGCGCAGCTCGCCGAGGAGCTCGGCGTCGGGCGCTCGACCGTCCGGGAGGCCGTCCGCGTGCTCGCCGGCGCCGGGATGGTCGAGTCGCGGCAGGGCGCGGGCACGTACGTCCGGGCAGCGGCCCGCTCCGGCTGGGGCGAGGCGCTGCGGCGCGCGGAGGTCGTCGAGGTCGTCGAGGCGCGGGAGGCGCTCGAGGTCGAGGGCGCCCGGCTCGCCGCCGAGCGGCGCACGGAGGAGGACCTCGCCGCGCTCGACGCGGCGCTGGCCGAGCGGGCGGCGGCGGTCGGCGGACCGGCCGAGGCGTACGTCGACGCCGACCTCGCGTTCCACCGGGCGGTCGTGGCGGCCGCGGGCAACCCGCTGCTCCTCGAGCTCGTCGACCTGCTGCGCGAGCGCGTGCGCACGGCGATGCTCGACTACCTGCGCCTGCAGGGGGAGGCCGACCCGCCCGCCGAGCACGACCTGCACGCCCGCATCGTCGAGCGCGTGCGGCAGGGGGACGCGGAGGGGGCGGCCCGCGCGGCGCGCGGGCACCTGGTGGCGCTCGCCAGGAGGGCCGGCGGCGTCCCCGCGGCGTGA